ATCGATCCGTCCGAGCGGGTGCGGATGGAGCAGCTGACCGAAACCTTCTCCAAGGTGACGCTGAAATTCGGCTTCATGGAGCAACCCAACGTGCCGAAGACGCTGGCGATCGCCCGCAAGCTCGGCTGGCAGTTCGACATCATGTCGACCTCGTTCTTCCTGTCCCGCCGTGCCCTGAAGCCGGCGGCGCATTCGGGCATGCCAAGCTGGCAGGATCATCTGTTCATCGCGCTGAGCCGGTCCTCGAACGACGCCACCGACTATTTCCAGATCCCGACCGGGCGGGTGGTCGAGGTCGGTACGCAAGTCACGATCTAGGGGGCACGACCCGGCATTTCCGCGCGACATCTAACCCGTTTCGGGCGCTTGATTTTCTCGACGCAAGGGGCGAGTTTGCGGCCCGGACCGGCGAGCCGCGCGACGCTCGCCAATCGGATAGTCGGGAGGATATTTCCGTGGCGGACCACAAGGTGGAAGATTTGTTTCCGGACGAGGTGTCGAAGGGCATAGCGGAGGGCCGCTATCTCCTGGTCGACGTCCGCGAGCCCAATGAGGTTGCCGTCGAGGCCTATCCCGATGGCGCCGTGGTGCCGCTGTCGACGTTCGATCCGGCGGCGATTCCCGATCCGCAAGGCAAGCAGGTGGTGTTCGCATGCCGCTCCGGCAAGCGCTCGGTGACCGCCTCGCTGGCTGCCCAGGCTGCAGGTCTGCCCTATGACAAGCATCTGGCGGGCGGCATCATCGGCTGGAAGGCGGCGGGCCTGCCGACCAAAACGGGCGGCTGATCCCCGACATGACCTCCATGAACAAGGTCTTCGCGGACCTTCCCGTCACCATCTTCGAGGCGATGTCGCAGGCTGCGCGCGACAACAACGCCATCAATCTCGGCCAGGGCTTTCCTGACGATCCCGGACCGGAGGACATCCGCCGGGCCGCCGCGGACGCGTCCATCAACGGCTACAACCAGTATCCGTCGATGATGGGCATCCCCGAGCTCCGTCAGGCGATCGCATCGCATTACGGCCATTGGCACGGGCTCAAGCTCGATCCGATGACCGAGGTGATGGTCACCTCGGGGGGCACCGAGGCGCTGACCTCCTCGATCCTCTCCTTGGTCGAGCCAGGAGACGAGGTGGTGTGCTTCCAGCCGGTCTACGATTCCTATCTGCCGATCATCCGCCAGGCCGGCGGCATTCCGCGCCTGCTGCGGCTCGAGCCGCCGGAGTGGCGGCTGAACGAGGAGATGCTGCGCAGCGTCTTCAACCACAAGACCAAGGCGGTGCTGTTCAACAATCCGCTCAACCCGGCGGCGGTGGTCTATCCTCGCGAGGACCTCGAACTGCTGGCGCGGTACTGCCAGGAGTTCGACGTCGTCGCGATCTGCGACGAGGTCTGGGAGCACGTCGTGTTCGACGGCCGCGAGCACATCCCGCTGATCACGATTCCGGGCATGCGCGATCGCACCATCAAGGTCGGCAGCGCCGGCAAGATCTTCTCGCTGACCGGATGGAAGATCGGCTTCGTCTGCGCCGCGCCGCCGCTGCTGCGCGTCGCTGCGAAGGTACACCAGTTCCTCACCTTCACGACGGCGCCCAATCTGCAGGCGGCGGTGGCGTACGGCCTCGGCAAGCCGGACGACTATTTCCTCGACATGCGCAAGGACATGGCGCGGAGCCGCGACCGTCTCACCAAAGGACTCGAGCGCATCGGCTTTCCGGTGCTGAAGTCGCAGGGGACCTACTTCCTCACCGTCGATCTGTCGCCGCTCGGGCTCAACGAGACCGATGCGGAATTCTGCTGGAGAATTGTAAGGGATTACAAGGTCGCGGCTATTCCGGTGTCGGCGTTTTACGAGCAGGATGCGGTGACGTCGGTGGTGCGGTTCTGTTTCGCCAAGAAGGATTCGACACTCGACACCGCGCTTGAGCGGTTGTCCGACGCCGTTCATCGTCGCAAGAGGTAGACCAGAATGCAGAAGCAGAACCGTCGTCTCGTCGGCCTCGTCGGTACGATCGCCTCGGCTCTGTTGTTCGCGGCGTCCGCCAGTGCGGAGGAGCGCACGGTCAACTTCTACAACTGGTCGAACTACATGGCGCCTGAAGTCCTCGAGGACTTCACGAGGGAAACCGGCATCAAGGTGGTCTACGATACGTTCGACGCCAACGAGACGCTGGAGACGCGACTGCTAGCGGGCAAGTCGGGCTACGACGTCGTGGTGCCGACCGGCTACTTCCTGCAGCGCCAGATCACTGCGAAGGTGTTCCTCAAGCTCGACAAGTCGAAGCTGCCGAACCTCGCCAATGCGTGGCCTGTCGTGACCGGGCAGCTCGCGACCTACGATCCCGGCAACAACTACGGCGCCAACTACATGTGGGGCACCACCGGCATCGGCTACAACGTCAAGATGGCGGAGAAGATCCTCGGGCCTGACGCGAAGATCGACAGCTGGGACATGGTGTTCAAGCCGGAGAACCTCGCCAAGTTCAAGGATTGCGGCATCCACATGCTGGACTCCGCCGACGACATCCTGCCGGCGGCGCTGAGCTATCTCGGCCTCGACCCGAATTCGACCAAGCAGGCTGACCTCGAGAAGGCCGCCGATCTCGTTACCAAGATCCGGCCCTATGTGCGCAAATTCCATTCGTCCGAATATCTCAGCGCATTAGCCTCAGGCGAGATCTGCTTCGTGGTCGGATGGTCCGGCGACATCATGCAGGCGCGCAGTCGGGCCGCGGAAGCCAAGTCCGGCGTCGAGATCGGCTACACGATCCCGAAAGAGGGCGCGCAGATGTTCTTCGACAATCTCGCGATCCCCGCAGATGCCAAGAACGTCGCGGAGGCCTATGAGCTGATCAACTACCTCTATCGTCCAGAGGTCGCGGCGAAGAATTCGAACTTCCTGTCCTACGCCAACGGCAATCTGGCGAGCCAGAAGCTGATCGATCCGAAGATCTTCAACGACAGGAACATCTATCCCGACGAGGCGATGCAGAAGAAGTTGTTCGTGATCACGGCACGCGATCCGGCGACGCAGCGAATCATCAACCGGCTGTGGACGCGCGTGAAGACCGGGAAGTGACGCGCCTTCGCGCGTTCCAATGCGAGGGCGTTACCGCCAGCGCCGGTGCAGCCAGAGCCATTGATCCGGATATTCGCGGACCCAGCCCTCGACGATGTCGGTGATCGCCTGCATCGTGCCCTGGATGTCGATCTGACCGGATGCATCGAACACCGGTTTGACTTCTTCGGTGACCTCGCCGCGGAAGCGGCCGTCGGGCAGGCGGATGATCCGCGTGCCGTGGATCGGGCAGTCGATCTGGCGGCGCAGCCGCGCCAACAGCGGATTCGCGGTGGTCTTGCGGCCGAAGAAGGTGACGGGAACGCCGTTGGTCAGATACTGGTCGACCAGCATCGCGACATGCTGGCCGTTCTTCAGCGCCTGCGCCAGCTTGAGCGGGGCGTCGCGGCCGGCCGGGACCAGCGTGCCCAAATTGACGGCGCGGATGCGCTCGATGGCGCGGTCGGCGGCTTCGATGTTCGGCCGCCTGAACAGGATGGTGGCGTCGAGGCCGTGCGCGGCGGCAGCAATAGGCGAGAGCTCCCAGTTTCCGAGATGCGCGGCGAAGAACAGTGCCGGTTTACCGTCATCGCGCAGTTGGTCGAACAACTGCTTGCTGCGCGCCGAGAATTCGACGCGGCCTGGCTTGTCGGGATTCCGGGGATCATGGTCCCAGATGCGGTCGATATGCGCGAATTCGGCGCCGATGCGTCCGAGGTTGTGCCAGACGCCGGTCAGGATCTCCTCGATTTCCTGCGGCGACTTCTCCGGGAAGGCGGCCGTGAGGTTCTCGCGGCCGATGCGATCCTCGCGCAGCCGCCGGCCGATGAAATGCGCCGCGTGGCCGAAGAACTTTGCGGTCTTCTCCGGATCGAAATAGCGCGTGGTGCGCAAGAGGCCGGTCGTCAGCGCGCCAATGGCAACGTTGGCCACAGGCTTTGCGGCGTCGCGCAGGTGCGCCCTGGTGCGAAGGAGCAGGCGTTTCATCTGATGAGGCGAGGGCGTTACGCCGGCTCGCGCGTCAGGATCAGCGAGGCGTTCTGCCCGCCGAACCCGAACGAGTTCGACATCACGGCGGTCACCTTGGCATCGCGCGCCTTGTTGCCGACCACGTCGAACGGGATCGCGGGATCCGGCACCTCGTAATTGATCGTCGGCGGGATCCGCTGATGCTCGAGCGTGAGCAGCGAGAAGATCGCCTCGACCGCACCGGCGGCGGAGATGGTGTGGCCGACCATCGACTTGTTCGACGACACCGGAATGTTTTTGGTGTGTTCGCCGAACACTGCCGAAGTGGCAAGATATTCCATCTTGTCGTTTTCCGGCGTCGAGGTGCCGTGCGCGTTGATGTGGTCGATCTGCTCAGGCTCCATGCCCGCGTCGGCAAGCGTCTTGCGCACGCAGCCGATCGCCGGCTTGCCGTCGGGCGCCGAGCGGGTGCGGTGGAATGAATCGGTCAGCTCGCCGCAGCCGGCGACGACGCCCAGGATGCGCGCGCCGCGGGCGATCGCGGCATCGTAGCTCTCCAGCACCAGCGCGCCGGCGCCTTCGGCCATCACGAAACCGTCGCGGTTCTTCGAGAACGGCTTGGAGGCGGCCTGCGGCGGGTCGTTCTGGGTCGAGAGGGCCGAGAGCAACGAGAACCGCACCATGGCTTCGGGATTGACCGAGCCGTCGGTGGCGATGCACAGCGTCGCATCGGTTTCGCCGCGGCGGATCGCCTCGACGCCGAGCTGGATCGCGGTCGCGCCGGAGGCGCAGGCCGTCGAGAGCGAGATCGGCGACCCCTTGGTGCCGAAGGTCTCGGCGAGGCTGAGCGCGACCGAGCCGAAGGTGAAGCGACGGTGGAAGTGCGCAAACTTGCCGCCGCTGCAGGTCGCCAGATATTCGATGATGCCAAAGTCCTTGGTCGGAACGTCGCGCGCGACCTCGAGCCGCTGCGGCCATTCGGTCTCGATCGGCGCGACCGCCAGGAACAGCGGGCCGGGGAAGTCGCCCTTGCTGCCGATGCCGGACTGCTCCAGTGCCTCTTCAGCCGCGATCTCGGCCAGACGCTGCGACAGGCTGGTCGAGGAGAAGGGGTCGACGGTGACGAAATCGACGGCGCCGGCCATCGTCGTCTTCATGCTGTCGAGCGGGAAGCGTGTCACGGTCTTGATGCCGGACTCACCTGCGGTGAGGCGCTTCCAATTGTCGGTCTTGCCGCCGCCGAGCGACGTCACGATTCCCATGCCGGTCACGACAACGATCGGTCGGCCGAATTTATCGCGTGGTGCTGTCATGGTGTCCCCGTCGGTGCTTGCGCCGGACTGAAAGCGCAATGAGAGTCATCGCGCCTCAATTGTTCATTTGAGCATGATATTTCCGGAAAACCGCGTCGCACTTTTCCGGAGCATGCTCTACCTGACGGCCTCGACCAGCGCCATGCCTTCGCCCTGCCAGTGGCCGACCCCCAATACGACAATCTGGGTTGGCGCTTCGGTCTTTTCAACCTCCAGCCCGGTCGGGTCGTTGGCCGGGTAGAGCGCGCCGCGCGAGATCGACAGGGCGGCCAGCGCGAGCCCGAGCGGGAACTGGGCCTCCATCGTGTGCCCAAACGTCGTTCCGGTGGCGCGCACCGCAAGGCCGGGATGCTGACCCAGGAACGCGCGCTCCTCGCTGGTCGCAGGCTCAGCGCCGGTCGCACCCGTGATCAGCATGGCGTTGTCGTTGCTGACGCCGAGCTGCGGCCACATCGCCCGCAGCGATTGCGTCACTGCGCCGGGCTGCTTGCGCTTGGCAAGGTCGGCGACCACCTTGGTCAGCTTGGCGTACGGCTTGGCGCCGCGCGCCTCGGCGTGCTCGCGCGACTCCATCACCAGGAATGCGCCGGCCGAGCCGATGGCGAAGCCCGGATGGTTCCTGCGGGCCCAGACCGGGGCGTATTGATCCTTGAGGGCGAAGTCGCCGAACGAATAGAGCATCAAGAGGTCGCCGCGATCGCCGTTATGCGCGGCACCGACCAGCGCGATGTCGCTCTGCCCGGCGCCGATCCGCGCGACCGCGATCCGCGCGGCGTCGATGCTCGAGGCCTCCTCGCCCATGAAGGTGCGCGATGTCCCGCACACGCCGTGAACGATCGCGATGTTGCCGGCGAGCAGATTGGAGAGCTGCGCCAGGAACAGCGTCGGGCGCAGCTCGTTCATCAGTTTTTCGTTGAGCAGGGCGGGCGGCAGCTTGCCCTGCGCATCGGCGTTCATGATCGCCAGGTCGACATTGAGGTCACGCTCGCCGCCGCCGGCTGCGATGATCATGTCCATCCGCGACAGGATTTCCTGATTGCCTTTGACGCCGGCGGAGTCGAGCGCCAGGCCGGCGGCATAGGTGCCGATGCGCTGCCACATTTCCATCTGACGCTGATCGCCCTTCTTCGGGATCTGGGCGTCGAAGCTGACGGGGGCGATCGGATGGATCACGTATGGCGCGAGGCGCTTCTCGTCGGCATTGACGCGCTTGGCGCCTAGCGCCTCCCAATGTGCATCCAGTCCCTCGCCGAGCGAGGAGAGCAGGCCGACGCCGGTGATCCAGACTTCCTTTTCAGCCATTACTCATCGCCTGCTGCGGAAACCCGATCTTGCTGGCCATGGCATCCATGTGCACGCGCAAGTGCGGGCTGGGGAAGGGGATATGACGGAAGGTCAGCTCGGCATTGCATTTGAGCTCCTTGCCGACGCGGACCTTCGCCGAGGTCACGGTGAAGCCTGAACCTTCATGCTCGATCTTGGCGTCGATCGTCAGGGTCGAGCCGGGGCTGACGAAGCCGCGCATCTTGGCTTCCTTGACCATGGCAAGGAAGGGCATGCGCTCGAATTTGGTCAGACCGAGGATCAGCCAGCCCGAGCTCTGCGCCATCGCTTCGGTGAGCAGCACGCCGGGCATGATCGGATAGCCCGGGAAATGCCCCGCGAACACCGAATGGCTGTCGGGCGGGACATCCGCCTCGACGACAATGGTCCTTGCGTCGAGGTTGAGGTCGACGATCCGATCGATCAGCTGAAAAGTCTCAAGCTGCATGACGGGTGATTACGAGGCTGAGCCCGTGCCCGCGTTCTTGGCCGCAACCAGCTCGTCGATGCGGTCGGCGAGATTCTGCAACACGAAGTACTGCTCCGTCGTGGCCTTGCCGTCGTTGACCTCCTGGGTCCACTTCTCGAGCGGCATCTTGATCCCGAAGGCCTTGTCGATAGCAAAGGCGATGTCCAGGAAGTCGAGGCTGTCGATCCCGAGGTCGTCGATCGCGTGGCTCTCCGGCTTGATCGTATCGCGCGGGATGTCGCAGGTCTCCGCGATAATGTTGGCGATCTGCTCGAATGTGGAGGACATCATTAAGCCTTTGATATATTGAAGGTAATTCCGGGTCGGCTCGGAGGAGGCGGGCGCGTTGCCCCGGAATGCCCTATTGCTGCTGCCAGGAGTCGTGTGCCCGTATATCGGAGCAGGGCCGTTAGTTCAATGGAGCTTGGCCGGCCGCGCGAGGACGGTTTTTGGGCACGGTTCCGGCCCGCCTAGCTGCGCGGCATCACCGTAATCTTGGCGCAATCCCGGCGGCCCATCAGCACGCAATCCTGGGTCTTGCGCAAATCGGCGATGCTCATGGCAAGCCAGATGCCGATCGCGGTGAGCGCCACGGTGAAGGCAAAGGCGGCGATGTTGGCGAGCATGCGCTGGCGGAAATCATCCGGCTCCTCGCGCGGCTTCTCGTAGCGGGAGAGGTCGTTGGCGACGGAAACAGGAGCGACGGAAGCCGGGCGGGTCGATCGGATCGGGTCCGCGCGCTTGCCGGGCGGCTGCGCCGAGGTGCGCGGCCGGAATTTGAGCACCACGTGCTCGTCATCCGAGGAAATTGGCCGCTGCGTCTTCACTGCTGTCAGTCCGGTCGCGTCGCCCTCATGTGTAGCATGTTCGGCGCGTTTCACACCTAAAATCTTGATACCCGCAGAGGTGGTATTCATGCTTCGATGG
The window above is part of the Bradyrhizobium sp. PSBB068 genome. Proteins encoded here:
- a CDS encoding rhodanese-like domain-containing protein; translated protein: MADHKVEDLFPDEVSKGIAEGRYLLVDVREPNEVAVEAYPDGAVVPLSTFDPAAIPDPQGKQVVFACRSGKRSVTASLAAQAAGLPYDKHLAGGIIGWKAAGLPTKTGG
- a CDS encoding aminotransferase codes for the protein MTSMNKVFADLPVTIFEAMSQAARDNNAINLGQGFPDDPGPEDIRRAAADASINGYNQYPSMMGIPELRQAIASHYGHWHGLKLDPMTEVMVTSGGTEALTSSILSLVEPGDEVVCFQPVYDSYLPIIRQAGGIPRLLRLEPPEWRLNEEMLRSVFNHKTKAVLFNNPLNPAAVVYPREDLELLARYCQEFDVVAICDEVWEHVVFDGREHIPLITIPGMRDRTIKVGSAGKIFSLTGWKIGFVCAAPPLLRVAAKVHQFLTFTTAPNLQAAVAYGLGKPDDYFLDMRKDMARSRDRLTKGLERIGFPVLKSQGTYFLTVDLSPLGLNETDAEFCWRIVRDYKVAAIPVSAFYEQDAVTSVVRFCFAKKDSTLDTALERLSDAVHRRKR
- a CDS encoding polyamine ABC transporter substrate-binding protein gives rise to the protein MQKQNRRLVGLVGTIASALLFAASASAEERTVNFYNWSNYMAPEVLEDFTRETGIKVVYDTFDANETLETRLLAGKSGYDVVVPTGYFLQRQITAKVFLKLDKSKLPNLANAWPVVTGQLATYDPGNNYGANYMWGTTGIGYNVKMAEKILGPDAKIDSWDMVFKPENLAKFKDCGIHMLDSADDILPAALSYLGLDPNSTKQADLEKAADLVTKIRPYVRKFHSSEYLSALASGEICFVVGWSGDIMQARSRAAEAKSGVEIGYTIPKEGAQMFFDNLAIPADAKNVAEAYELINYLYRPEVAAKNSNFLSYANGNLASQKLIDPKIFNDRNIYPDEAMQKKLFVITARDPATQRIINRLWTRVKTGK
- a CDS encoding lipid A biosynthesis lauroyl acyltransferase, translating into MKRLLLRTRAHLRDAAKPVANVAIGALTTGLLRTTRYFDPEKTAKFFGHAAHFIGRRLREDRIGRENLTAAFPEKSPQEIEEILTGVWHNLGRIGAEFAHIDRIWDHDPRNPDKPGRVEFSARSKQLFDQLRDDGKPALFFAAHLGNWELSPIAAAAHGLDATILFRRPNIEAADRAIERIRAVNLGTLVPAGRDAPLKLAQALKNGQHVAMLVDQYLTNGVPVTFFGRKTTANPLLARLRRQIDCPIHGTRIIRLPDGRFRGEVTEEVKPVFDASGQIDIQGTMQAITDIVEGWVREYPDQWLWLHRRWR
- a CDS encoding beta-ketoacyl-ACP synthase, whose amino-acid sequence is MTAPRDKFGRPIVVVTGMGIVTSLGGGKTDNWKRLTAGESGIKTVTRFPLDSMKTTMAGAVDFVTVDPFSSTSLSQRLAEIAAEEALEQSGIGSKGDFPGPLFLAVAPIETEWPQRLEVARDVPTKDFGIIEYLATCSGGKFAHFHRRFTFGSVALSLAETFGTKGSPISLSTACASGATAIQLGVEAIRRGETDATLCIATDGSVNPEAMVRFSLLSALSTQNDPPQAASKPFSKNRDGFVMAEGAGALVLESYDAAIARGARILGVVAGCGELTDSFHRTRSAPDGKPAIGCVRKTLADAGMEPEQIDHINAHGTSTPENDKMEYLATSAVFGEHTKNIPVSSNKSMVGHTISAAGAVEAIFSLLTLEHQRIPPTINYEVPDPAIPFDVVGNKARDAKVTAVMSNSFGFGGQNASLILTREPA
- a CDS encoding beta-ketoacyl-ACP synthase translates to MAEKEVWITGVGLLSSLGEGLDAHWEALGAKRVNADEKRLAPYVIHPIAPVSFDAQIPKKGDQRQMEMWQRIGTYAAGLALDSAGVKGNQEILSRMDMIIAAGGGERDLNVDLAIMNADAQGKLPPALLNEKLMNELRPTLFLAQLSNLLAGNIAIVHGVCGTSRTFMGEEASSIDAARIAVARIGAGQSDIALVGAAHNGDRGDLLMLYSFGDFALKDQYAPVWARRNHPGFAIGSAGAFLVMESREHAEARGAKPYAKLTKVVADLAKRKQPGAVTQSLRAMWPQLGVSNDNAMLITGATGAEPATSEERAFLGQHPGLAVRATGTTFGHTMEAQFPLGLALAALSISRGALYPANDPTGLEVEKTEAPTQIVVLGVGHWQGEGMALVEAVR
- a CDS encoding beta-hydroxyacyl-ACP dehydratase → MQLETFQLIDRIVDLNLDARTIVVEADVPPDSHSVFAGHFPGYPIMPGVLLTEAMAQSSGWLILGLTKFERMPFLAMVKEAKMRGFVSPGSTLTIDAKIEHEGSGFTVTSAKVRVGKELKCNAELTFRHIPFPSPHLRVHMDAMASKIGFPQQAMSNG
- a CDS encoding acyl carrier protein codes for the protein MSSTFEQIANIIAETCDIPRDTIKPESHAIDDLGIDSLDFLDIAFAIDKAFGIKMPLEKWTQEVNDGKATTEQYFVLQNLADRIDELVAAKNAGTGSAS